One Rissa tridactyla isolate bRisTri1 chromosome 1, bRisTri1.patW.cur.20221130, whole genome shotgun sequence DNA segment encodes these proteins:
- the GJB2 gene encoding gap junction beta-2 protein, producing MDWGSLQAVLGGVNKHSTSIGKIWLTVLFIFRIMILVVAAERVWGDEQQDFVCNTLQPGCRNVCYDHFFPISHIRLWALQLIFVSTPALLVAMHVAYTRHEKKRRFRNGEKIDIEELKNEKIHIRGPLWWTYTSSIFFRIIFEAVFMYVFYYMYDGYQMPRLVKCDAWPCPNTVDCFVSRPTEKTTFTIFMLAVSGICMMLNLAEFCYLVIKICMKEPRKTTVLK from the coding sequence ATGGATTGGGGAAGTCTGCAGGCCGTTTTAGGAGGTGTAAATAAACACTCCACCAGTATCGGGAAGATATGGCTTACGGTCCTGTTCATCTTCCGTATCATGATCCTGGTTGTGGCTGCAGAGAGAGTCTGGGGAGACGAACAACAAGATTTTGTCTGCAACACACTTCAGCCTGGGTGCAGAAATGTTTGCTATGATCACTTCTTCCCCATCTCTCACATCAGACTCTGGGCCCTGCAGCTGATCTTTGTTTCCACACCTGCGCTGCTGGTGGCCATGCACGTAGCTTACACCAGGCACGAGAAGAAAAGGCGGTTCAGAAATGGTGAGAAAATTGATATTGaggaactgaaaaatgaaaagattcaCATTCGGGGCCCCCTGTGGTGGACGTACACCAGCAGCATCTTCTTCAGGATCATCTTTGAAGCAGTCTTCATGTACGTGTTCTATTACATGTACGATGGGTACCAGATGCCTCGCCTGGTGAAGTGCGATGCATGGCCCTGCCCCAACACAGTGGACTGTTTTGTGTCTCGGCCCACTGAGAAAACCACATTTACTATTTTCATGCTTGCTGTGTCTGGGATCTGCATGATGTTGAATCTGGCTGAGTTTTGTTACCTAGTGATAAAAATCTGCATGAAAGAACCCAGGAAAACAACGGTTTTAAAATAA